One Solanum lycopersicum chromosome 2, SLM_r2.1 genomic region harbors:
- the LOC101243671 gene encoding uncharacterized protein At5g65660-like gives MEHPQYYAPYRLADSSSLGFPLGTAFLLVAVFSLSGIFSCCYHWNRIRLLRRRADLEAGDDPASVKYKLNYNMSEKQNQSQNMPAVLMPGDEVPKFIALPCPCQPPRPEKVAEEVQLPPSPSPKPIRMVVGLLL, from the exons ATGGAGCATCCTCAGTATTATGCACCCTACCGCCTTGCGGACTCATCATCTCTAGGATTTCCTCTTGGCACTGCCTTTCTCTTGGTTGCTGTTTTCAGTCTGAGTGGTATATTTTCTTGCTGTTATCACTGGAACAGAATCCGCTTGCTTCGTCGACGCGCAGACCTCGAAGCAGGCGATGATCCTGCTTCCGTCAAATATAAACTCAATTATAACATG AGTGAAAAGCAGAACCAAAGCCAAAACATGCCTGCAGTGTTAATGCCAGGTGATGAAGTTCCAAAATTCATAGCATTGCCATGTCCATGCCAGCCACCACGACCGGAAAAGGTAGCTGAAGAGGTGCAGCTGCCGCCTTCGCCTTCACCTAAGCCAATTCGTATGGTAGTGGGATTACTTTTGTAG
- the LOC101243960 gene encoding cytochrome b561 and DOMON domain-containing protein At5g47530-like, producing the protein MTSRTVDIAFSKSQSQHGRWLAWAINPTSTGMIGSQAFVALQRSDGTLEAYTSPIDTYGTTLVKGDLSFTVHNVSAQYTDGQVIIFARFELPMNGSNVVNHVWQEGALQDDDTPGSHGMSGDNLRSFGTLNFHSGKTVAMSSPNVKLNSRSKIKIAHGVINAVSWGMMMPLGVVLARLRYLRLQEYPALWFNLHIYCQSIAYFLGIAGGGLGFYLGRQSSSVKQHSCHRYIGAALLVLATLQVLAHRLRPSKEHKYRVYWNIYHWCTGYGTIIMGILNCFKGFQMMDVGIWKNAYIAFLASLAFVAAVLEVCRCYLNANKGTATPEGVSANSIEDKA; encoded by the coding sequence ATGACTTCTCGTACTGTCGATATCGCCTTTAGCAAGTCTCAAAGTCAGCACGGAAGATGGCTTGCTTGGGCTATAAACCCAACATCTACAGGGATGATCGGCTCCCAGGCTTTTGTTGCATTACAACGTTCTGATGGTACTCTCGAAGCATACACGTCACCTATCGACACCTATGGAACCACCCTTGTGAAAGGTGACTTGAGCTTTACGGTTCATAATGTTTCAGCCCAGTATACCGATGGACAAGTCATCATCTTTGCGAGGTTTGAGCTACCTATGAATGGAAGCAATGTTGTGAATCATGTTTGGCAAGAAGGAGCACTACAAGATGATGATACACCAGGAAGTCATGGCATGTCAGGAGATAACTTGAGATCTTTTGGGACTTTGAATTTCCATTCTGGGAAAACTGTGGCTATGAGTAGTCCTAATGTAAAACTAAATTCAAGGTCTAAGATAAAGATAGCACATGGTGTAATCAATGCGGTTAGTTGGGGAATGATGATGCCACTTGGTGTTGTTCTTGCTAGATTGAGATACCTACGATTACAAGAGTATCCAGCTTTGTGGTTCAATCTACATATTTATTGTCAAAGTATAGCTTATTTTCTTGGTATTGCTGGTGGAGGTTTGggattttatcttgggagacaATCTTCTTCAGTTAAACAACACTCTTGTCATAGGTACATTGGTGCTGCACTTTTAGTGCTCGCAACATTACAAGTGTTAGCTCATCGTCTACGGCCATCAAAGGAACACAAATACAGGGTGTATTGGAATATTTATCACTGGTGCACTGGTTATGGTACTATTATAATGGGAATTCTCAATTGTTTCAAAGGTTTCCAGATGATGGATGTCGGGATTTGGAAGAATGCTTACATTGCTTTTCTTGCTTCGTTGGCCTTTGTTGCTGCTGTTCTTGAAGTTTGCAGATGCTACCTCAACGCTAACAAAGGAACAGCTACACCAGAAGGAGTTTCTGCAAACAGTATAGAAGACAAGGCATAG